A genomic region of Ensifer adhaerens contains the following coding sequences:
- a CDS encoding AprI/Inh family metalloprotease inhibitor yields MVAVVSRIPMYRLLVLGALCLGTNTAFAAGDIDPAIIAAQTGDYLVAPLDGSEGCRLTLTADEAIGGYAVAGAEGCTKNLPPLADVVAWNFDGSGGLLLIDVLRKVHARFEESEGSPLLTNAETGPQLALVPAVDGISRLPAPANMNGTWQMKRPDGTSVCRVSFTGTSDGNGNFALSLEKPCDGAVRQLKLKNWSANGLGLTLLGEDGSSLAFTATPTGFQKDRNEGGKPLLLIRN; encoded by the coding sequence ATGGTCGCAGTTGTGTCACGCATTCCTATGTATCGGCTGCTGGTTTTGGGTGCACTCTGTCTGGGGACAAACACCGCCTTTGCCGCCGGTGACATCGACCCGGCCATCATCGCGGCGCAGACGGGCGACTATCTCGTCGCCCCGCTCGATGGTTCCGAAGGATGCAGGCTGACGCTCACCGCCGATGAGGCGATTGGCGGTTACGCCGTCGCCGGAGCCGAGGGCTGCACCAAAAACCTGCCGCCCCTTGCGGACGTCGTCGCCTGGAACTTCGATGGGAGCGGAGGCCTGCTGCTGATCGACGTCCTGCGGAAAGTCCATGCCCGGTTTGAAGAGAGCGAGGGATCCCCCCTCCTGACCAACGCCGAGACCGGACCGCAACTGGCACTCGTGCCGGCGGTAGACGGCATTTCGCGTCTGCCAGCGCCTGCAAACATGAACGGCACATGGCAGATGAAACGACCGGACGGTACTTCCGTCTGCCGGGTAAGCTTCACGGGGACAAGCGATGGAAACGGCAATTTTGCCCTGTCACTGGAAAAACCTTGCGACGGCGCTGTCAGACAGTTGAAATTGAAGAACTGGTCAGCAAACGGCCTAGGTTTAACCCTGCTCGGCGAAGACGGCAGTTCACTCGCCTTCACCGCCACGCCCACCGGCTTCCAGAAAGATCGGAACGAGGGCGGCAAGCCGCTGCTCCTCATCAGAAACTGA
- a CDS encoding TrmH family RNA methyltransferase, protein MSKDRTGDKSAKDTHYANLRRAHRDAKRERGEIPTPKQEKRRKAPADWKAPQLAPEQVLLYGLHTVRAALDNPARQIVRLSVTPNAAARLEIGELSALPFPVETVTPQELDKILGPDAIHQGVMLETRPLPHRRLEALRDCPLILVLDQVTDPHNVGAIMRSAVAFDAGALITTMRHSPTESGVLAKSASGALEMIPYIQITNLADAIEELHRLGFQTIGLDSEGPQPLEGTFSGEKIALVLGSEGKGLRQKTRSIVTDLARLDMPGAIKSLNVSNAAAIAMYAARQFLNR, encoded by the coding sequence ATGAGCAAAGATCGCACCGGCGACAAGAGCGCCAAAGACACCCATTACGCCAACCTGAGGCGCGCTCACCGCGACGCCAAGCGGGAACGTGGCGAAATCCCAACACCGAAACAGGAGAAGCGCCGCAAGGCGCCGGCCGACTGGAAGGCGCCACAGCTCGCGCCGGAGCAGGTTCTGCTTTACGGCCTGCACACGGTCCGCGCCGCGTTGGACAATCCGGCGCGCCAGATCGTTCGCCTCAGCGTGACCCCGAACGCGGCCGCAAGGCTCGAGATCGGCGAACTCTCGGCCCTTCCCTTCCCGGTCGAAACAGTGACGCCGCAGGAGCTCGACAAGATCCTCGGTCCCGATGCGATCCACCAGGGCGTCATGCTCGAAACGCGTCCCCTGCCACATCGCAGGCTCGAAGCGCTTCGTGATTGCCCGCTGATTCTGGTTCTCGACCAGGTGACCGATCCACACAATGTCGGCGCCATCATGCGCTCGGCCGTTGCCTTCGACGCTGGCGCGTTGATCACCACCATGCGCCACAGCCCAACCGAATCGGGCGTGCTCGCCAAGTCCGCCTCCGGTGCGCTGGAAATGATCCCCTATATCCAGATCACCAATCTTGCCGACGCCATCGAAGAACTGCACCGGCTGGGCTTCCAGACGATCGGCCTTGATTCGGAAGGACCGCAGCCGTTGGAGGGGACGTTCAGCGGCGAGAAGATCGCGCTGGTCCTCGGTTCCGAGGGCAAGGGGCTCCGGCAAAAGACCCGTTCGATCGTGACGGACCTTGCCCGCCTCGACATGCCGGGCGCGATCAAATCGCTGAACGTGTCAAACGCGGCGGCGATCGCCATGTACGCGGCGCGCCAGTTCCTGAACCGCTAA
- the tuf gene encoding elongation factor Tu encodes MAKSKFERNKPHVNIGTIGHVDHGKTSLTAAITKYFGEFKAYDQIDAAPEEKARGITISTAHVEYETPNRHYAHVDCPGHADYVKNMITGAAQMDGAILVCSAADGPMPQTREHILLARQVGVPAIVVFLNKVDQVDDAELLELVELEVRELLSSYEFPGDDIPIIKGSALAALEDSDKKIGEDAIRELMAAVDAYIPTPERPIDQPFLMPIEDVFSISGRGTVVTGRVERGIVKVGEEVEIVGIRDTSKTTVTGVEMFRKLLDQGQAGDNIGALIRGVNRDGVERGQILCKPGSVKPHKKFMAEAYILTKEEGGRHTPFFTNYRPQFYFRTTDVTGIVTLPEGTEMVMPGDNVTVAVELIVPIAMEEKLRFAIREGGRTVGAGIVASIVE; translated from the coding sequence ATGGCAAAGAGCAAATTTGAGCGCAACAAGCCGCACGTTAACATTGGCACGATTGGCCACGTTGACCATGGCAAGACGTCGCTGACCGCAGCGATCACGAAGTACTTCGGCGAGTTCAAGGCGTATGACCAGATCGACGCTGCGCCGGAAGAAAAGGCCCGTGGTATCACCATTTCGACGGCGCACGTTGAGTATGAGACGCCGAACCGTCACTACGCTCACGTTGACTGCCCCGGCCACGCCGACTACGTCAAGAACATGATCACCGGTGCTGCGCAGATGGACGGCGCGATCCTGGTTTGCTCGGCTGCTGACGGCCCGATGCCGCAGACCCGCGAGCACATCCTGCTTGCTCGTCAGGTTGGCGTTCCGGCCATCGTCGTGTTCCTCAACAAGGTCGACCAGGTTGACGACGCCGAGCTTCTCGAGCTCGTCGAGCTGGAAGTTCGCGAACTTCTGTCGTCCTACGAATTCCCCGGCGACGACATTCCGATCATCAAGGGCTCGGCGCTTGCTGCTCTGGAAGACTCGGACAAGAAGATCGGCGAAGACGCGATCCGCGAGCTGATGGCTGCTGTTGACGCCTACATCCCGACGCCTGAGCGTCCGATCGACCAGCCGTTCCTGATGCCGATCGAAGACGTGTTCTCGATCTCGGGCCGTGGTACGGTTGTGACCGGTCGCGTTGAGCGCGGCATCGTCAAGGTCGGCGAAGAAGTTGAAATCGTCGGCATCCGCGACACGTCGAAGACGACGGTCACGGGCGTTGAAATGTTCCGCAAGCTGCTCGACCAGGGCCAGGCCGGCGACAACATCGGCGCGCTGATCCGCGGTGTTAACCGTGACGGCGTTGAGCGTGGTCAGATCCTGTGCAAGCCGGGTTCGGTCAAGCCGCACAAGAAGTTCATGGCTGAAGCCTACATCCTGACGAAGGAAGAAGGCGGCCGTCATACGCCGTTCTTCACCAACTACCGTCCGCAGTTCTACTTCCGCACGACGGACGTAACGGGCATCGTTACGCTTCCGGAAGGCACGGAAATGGTCATGCCGGGCGACAACGTCACGGTTGCTGTCGAGCTGATCGTTCCGATCGCGATGGAAGAAAAGCTGCGCTTCGCGATCCGCGAAGGCGGCCGTACCGTCGGCGCAGGCATTGTTGCCTCCATCGTCGAGTAA
- a CDS encoding GrpB family protein, whose product MSCITLVEYDPFLPSLFEERALSITALPSPFVREVHEIGSTAIPGLAAKPKIDIDAVMVALGAPPELSARLRDAGFTFHGAPHASDLWTFTTATTLPYGTRLYSAVTTTPPMRITCSSGTAAGKAGLCRAI is encoded by the coding sequence ATGTCGTGCATCACGCTGGTCGAATATGATCCCTTCTTGCCTTCACTCTTTGAGGAGCGGGCGCTTTCCATCACCGCCCTGCCCTCGCCTTTCGTCCGCGAGGTCCACGAAATCGGCAGCACGGCGATACCGGGACTGGCAGCAAAGCCGAAGATCGATATCGATGCGGTCATGGTGGCCTTAGGGGCGCCGCCTGAGCTCAGTGCTCGCCTCCGGGACGCAGGCTTCACCTTTCACGGCGCCCCACACGCAAGCGACCTGTGGACGTTTACGACGGCAACGACGCTTCCCTATGGCACGCGGCTCTACTCTGCGGTGACGACAACGCCGCCCATGCGGATCACCTGCTCTTCCGGGACCGCTGCGGGAAAGGCCGGACTATGCCGCGCAATATGA
- the secE gene encoding preprotein translocase subunit SecE, with protein sequence MASKTNPVTFLQQVRSETSKVTWPSRRETMISTLMVFVMVFFAAAFFFAADQLMGWLIGLILNVGA encoded by the coding sequence ATGGCATCCAAAACGAATCCGGTAACGTTTCTGCAGCAGGTTCGCTCTGAGACGTCGAAAGTGACTTGGCCTTCCCGGCGCGAGACGATGATCTCGACGCTGATGGTTTTTGTCATGGTCTTTTTTGCCGCCGCCTTCTTCTTTGCTGCGGACCAGTTGATGGGTTGGCTGATCGGCCTCATCCTCAACGTTGGCGCTTGA
- the nusG gene encoding transcription termination/antitermination protein NusG, translated as MAARWYIVHAYSNFEKKVAESIEEKAKQKGLEHLFEKILVPTEKVVEVRRGRKVDAERKFFPGYVLVRANLTDEAFHLIKNTPKVTGFLGTDSKPVPIPDHEAERILGQVQDGVERPKPSVSFEIGEQVRVSDGPFASFNGVVQDVDEERSRLKVEVSIFGRATPVELEYGQVEKV; from the coding sequence ATGGCTGCGCGCTGGTATATTGTTCACGCCTATTCGAACTTCGAAAAGAAGGTCGCCGAATCGATCGAGGAAAAGGCCAAGCAGAAGGGTCTCGAGCATTTGTTCGAGAAGATTCTCGTGCCGACCGAGAAGGTTGTCGAAGTGCGTCGTGGCCGTAAGGTCGACGCCGAGCGCAAGTTCTTCCCGGGCTACGTTCTGGTTCGCGCCAATCTGACGGATGAGGCTTTCCACCTCATCAAGAACACGCCGAAGGTGACCGGTTTCCTTGGTACCGACAGCAAGCCGGTTCCGATTCCGGACCATGAAGCCGAGCGCATCCTCGGTCAGGTCCAGGATGGCGTCGAGCGTCCGAAGCCTTCGGTCTCGTTCGAGATCGGCGAGCAGGTTCGCGTTTCTGATGGTCCGTTCGCCTCGTTCAACGGCGTCGTTCAGGATGTCGACGAAGAGCGTTCGCGCCTCAAGGTCGAGGTTTCGATCTTCGGTCGCGCAACCCCGGTCGAGTTGGAATACGGTCAGGTCGAGAAGGTCTGA
- the rplK gene encoding 50S ribosomal protein L11, which translates to MAKKVAGQLKLQVKAGSANPSPPIGPALGQRGINIMEFCKAFNAATQEMEKGMPIPVVITYYQDKSFTFVMKQPPVSYFLKKEAKIQSGSKTPGKGGSAGKLTKAQIKSIAEAKMKDLNAADIEGAMAMIEGSARAMGLEVVG; encoded by the coding sequence ATGGCTAAGAAAGTTGCAGGCCAGCTCAAGCTGCAGGTGAAGGCTGGGTCGGCCAATCCGTCCCCGCCGATCGGTCCTGCGCTCGGTCAGCGTGGCATTAACATCATGGAATTCTGCAAGGCGTTCAATGCCGCCACGCAGGAAATGGAAAAGGGTATGCCGATCCCGGTCGTCATCACCTATTACCAGGACAAGTCCTTCACCTTCGTCATGAAGCAGCCGCCGGTCAGCTACTTCCTGAAGAAGGAAGCAAAGATCCAGTCCGGTTCGAAGACCCCCGGTAAGGGCGGTTCGGCCGGCAAGCTCACCAAGGCTCAGATCAAGTCGATCGCCGAAGCCAAGATGAAGGATCTCAATGCTGCCGATATCGAAGGCGCAATGGCCATGATCGAGGGCTCTGCCCGCGCTATGGGCCTGGAAGTGGTAGGCTAA
- the rplA gene encoding 50S ribosomal protein L1, with protein MAKIAKRVQKSREGVDPTKIYGLTEAVSMVKERATAKFDETIEVAMNLGVDPRHADQMVRGVVNLPNGTGRSVRVAVFARGAKADEAKAAGADVVGAEELVEIVQGGKIDFDRCIATPDMMPLVGRLGKVLGPRGMMPNPKVGTVTMDVAGAVKASKGGAVEFRVEKAGIVHAGIGKASFDAKALEENIRAFADAVVKAKPTGAKGNYVKRVAISSTMGPGLKIDPATLSVA; from the coding sequence ATGGCGAAGATTGCAAAGCGAGTACAGAAGTCCCGCGAGGGCGTTGATCCGACGAAGATCTACGGCCTCACCGAAGCGGTCTCGATGGTCAAGGAACGCGCGACTGCCAAGTTCGACGAAACCATCGAAGTTGCGATGAACCTCGGCGTTGACCCGCGCCACGCCGACCAGATGGTCCGCGGCGTTGTCAACCTGCCGAACGGCACCGGCCGCTCGGTTCGCGTAGCCGTTTTCGCACGTGGCGCCAAGGCTGACGAAGCCAAGGCTGCTGGTGCTGACGTCGTTGGCGCAGAAGAGCTCGTCGAAATCGTCCAGGGCGGCAAGATCGATTTCGATCGCTGCATTGCGACCCCGGACATGATGCCGCTCGTCGGCCGTCTCGGTAAGGTTCTCGGCCCGCGCGGCATGATGCCGAACCCGAAGGTCGGCACGGTTACGATGGATGTCGCTGGTGCCGTTAAGGCTTCCAAGGGCGGCGCCGTTGAATTCCGTGTCGAGAAGGCCGGTATCGTTCACGCCGGCATCGGCAAGGCGTCCTTCGACGCCAAGGCACTGGAAGAAAATATCCGTGCTTTCGCTGACGCCGTGGTCAAGGCGAAGCCGACGGGTGCCAAGGGTAACTACGTCAAGCGCGTCGCGATTTCGTCGACCATGGGCCCGGGTCTCAAGATCGACCCCGCCACGCTCAGCGTCGCCTAA
- the rplJ gene encoding 50S ribosomal protein L10 — protein MERAEKREFVTELNEVFKASGSVVVAHYAGVTVAQMNDFRSKMRAAGGTVKVAKNRLAKIALQGTESEGMSNLFKGQTLIAYSEDPITAPKVVMDFAKTNDKLVVLGGAMGTTTLNAEAVKSLATLPSLDELRAKLLGLLNAPATRVATVVQAPASQLARVFSAYAKKDEAA, from the coding sequence GTGGAAAGAGCGGAAAAACGCGAATTCGTCACGGAGCTGAACGAAGTCTTCAAGGCTTCCGGTTCGGTTGTCGTGGCCCACTATGCTGGTGTCACAGTTGCGCAGATGAACGACTTCCGTTCGAAGATGCGCGCTGCTGGGGGCACCGTCAAAGTCGCGAAAAACCGCCTGGCCAAGATCGCTCTTCAGGGCACCGAGTCGGAAGGGATGAGCAATCTCTTCAAGGGTCAGACGCTGATCGCATACAGCGAAGACCCGATCACGGCTCCTAAGGTTGTCATGGATTTCGCCAAGACCAACGACAAGCTCGTTGTTCTCGGTGGCGCCATGGGGACGACCACGCTCAACGCCGAAGCAGTCAAGTCGCTCGCGACCCTGCCTTCGCTCGACGAGCTGCGCGCAAAGCTGCTGGGCCTTCTCAATGCCCCGGCAACCCGCGTCGCAACGGTTGTTCAGGCACCGGCAAGCCAGCTTGCTCGCGTGTTCTCGGCCTATGCCAAGAAGGACGAAGCCGCCTAA
- the rplL gene encoding 50S ribosomal protein L7/L12: MADLAKIVEDLSSLTVLEAAELSKLLEEKWGVSAAAPVAVAAAGGAAAPAAAEEEKTEFDVILVDAGANKINVIKEVRGITGLGLKEAKDLVEGAPKPVKEAVSKAEAADLKKKLEDAGAKVDVK, encoded by the coding sequence ATGGCTGATCTCGCAAAGATCGTTGAAGACCTCTCCTCGCTGACCGTTCTGGAAGCTGCTGAGCTTTCCAAGCTGCTCGAAGAGAAGTGGGGCGTTTCGGCTGCTGCTCCGGTAGCTGTCGCTGCTGCTGGCGGTGCTGCTGCTCCGGCTGCTGCCGAAGAAGAAAAGACCGAGTTTGACGTTATCCTCGTTGACGCTGGCGCCAACAAGATCAACGTCATCAAGGAAGTTCGCGGCATCACCGGCCTCGGCCTCAAGGAAGCCAAGGACCTGGTCGAAGGCGCTCCGAAGCCGGTTAAGGAAGCAGTTTCCAAGGCTGAAGCTGCTGACCTCAAGAAGAAGCTCGAAGACGCTGGCGCCAAGGTTGACGTCAAGTAA
- the rpoB gene encoding DNA-directed RNA polymerase subunit beta, translating into MAQTLSFNGRRRVRKFFGKIPEVAEMPNLIEVQKASYDQFLMVEEPKGGRPDEGLQAVFKSVFPIKDFSGASMLEFVSYEFEPPKFDVEECRQRDLTYAAPLKVTLRLIVFDIDEDTGAKSIKDIKEQNVYMGDMPLMTDNGTFIVNGTERVIVSQMHRSPGVFFDHDKGKSHSSGKLLFAARVIPYRGSWLDIEFDAKDIVHARIDRRRKIPVSSLLMALGMDGEEILDTFYTKSLYQRDGEGWRVPFQPDALKGQKAITEMVDADTGEVVVEAGKKLTPRLLRQLQDKGLKALKATNDDLYGNYLAEDVVNFATGEIYLEAGDEIDEKTLPLILSAGFDEIPVLDIDHINVGAYIRNTLAADKNENRQDALFDIYRVMRPGEPPTMDSAEAMFNTLFFDAERYDLSAVGRVKMNMRLDLEVADTVRILRKEDILAVVKMLVELRDGKGEIDDIDNLGNRRVRSVGELMENQYRLGLLRMERAIKERMSSIEIDTVMPQDLINAKPAAAAVREFFGSSQLSQFMDQVNPLSEITHKRRLSALGPGGLTRERAGFEVRDVHPTHYGRICPIETPEGPNIGLINSLATFARVNKYGFIESPYRKIVDGKVTNDVVYLSAMEEAKYHVAQANSTLNEDNSFSEEFVVCRHSGEVMLAPRDNINLMDVSPKQLVSVAAALIPFLENDDANRALMGSNMQRQAVPLLRAEAPFVGTGMEPVVARDSGAAIAARRGGVVDQVDATRIVIRATEDLDPSKSGVDIYRLQKFQRSNQNTCVNQRPLVTVGDILNKGDIIADGPSTDLGDLALGRNALVAFMPWNGYNYEDSILLSERIVRDDVFTSIHIEEFEVMARDTKLGPEEITRDIPNVSEEALRNLDEAGIVYIGAEVQPGDILVGKITPKGESPMTPEEKLLRAIFGEKASDVRDTSMRMPPGTFGTVVEVRVFNRHGVEKDERAMAIEREEIERLAKDRDDEQAILDRNVYARLVDMLRGHTAVAGPKGFKKGTELSNLVVSEYPRSQWWMFAVEDEKAQGEIEALRAQYDESKSRLEQRFMDKVEKVQRGDEMPPGVMKMVKVFVAVKRKIQPGDKMAGRHGNKGVVSRIVPIEDMPFLEDGTHVDVVLNPLGVPSRMNVGQILETHLGWACAGMGKKIGAMLDAYKAGADIQPLRDTIDSVIGSGPKGEPIKQYDDESIVRLAEQTRRGVSIATPVFDGAVEADVNEMLEQAGLKVTGQSTLYDGRTGDQFDRQVTVGYIYMLKLNHLVDDKIHARSIGPYSLVTQQPLGGKAQFGGQRFGEMEVWALEAYGAAYTLQEMLTVKSDDVAGRTKVYEAIVRGDDTFEAGIPESFNVLVKEMRSLGLSVELENSKVDEAGATQLPDAAE; encoded by the coding sequence ATGGCTCAGACCCTTTCGTTTAACGGTCGCAGGCGCGTACGCAAGTTTTTTGGTAAAATTCCAGAAGTCGCAGAAATGCCGAACCTCATCGAGGTTCAGAAGGCATCCTACGACCAGTTTCTGATGGTTGAAGAGCCCAAGGGCGGTCGCCCTGATGAAGGGCTCCAAGCTGTTTTCAAGTCCGTTTTCCCGATCAAGGATTTCTCGGGCGCATCGATGCTGGAATTCGTTTCGTATGAATTCGAGCCGCCGAAGTTCGACGTCGAAGAATGCCGTCAGCGCGATCTGACCTACGCAGCGCCGCTCAAGGTGACGCTGCGTCTGATCGTGTTCGATATTGACGAGGATACCGGCGCGAAGTCGATCAAGGACATCAAGGAACAGAACGTCTACATGGGCGACATGCCGCTCATGACCGACAACGGTACCTTCATCGTCAACGGTACCGAGCGCGTCATCGTTTCGCAGATGCACCGCTCGCCGGGCGTGTTCTTCGACCACGACAAGGGCAAGAGCCATTCGTCGGGCAAGCTGCTCTTTGCAGCCCGCGTCATTCCTTACCGTGGTTCCTGGCTCGACATCGAGTTTGACGCCAAGGACATCGTGCACGCCCGTATCGACCGTCGCCGCAAGATTCCGGTGTCGTCGCTTCTGATGGCGCTCGGCATGGACGGCGAGGAAATCCTCGACACCTTCTACACGAAGTCGCTCTACCAGCGCGACGGCGAAGGCTGGCGCGTGCCGTTCCAGCCGGATGCCCTGAAGGGTCAGAAGGCCATCACCGAGATGGTTGACGCCGATACCGGCGAAGTCGTCGTAGAGGCCGGCAAGAAGCTGACCCCGCGTCTGCTTCGTCAGCTGCAGGACAAGGGCCTGAAGGCGCTCAAGGCGACCAACGACGACCTCTACGGCAACTATCTCGCCGAAGACGTTGTCAACTTCGCCACCGGCGAGATCTACCTCGAAGCCGGCGACGAGATCGACGAAAAGACGCTTCCGCTCATTCTCTCGGCTGGTTTTGACGAGATTCCGGTTCTCGACATCGACCACATCAATGTCGGCGCCTATATCCGCAACACGCTTGCTGCCGATAAGAACGAGAACCGCCAGGACGCCCTGTTCGACATCTACCGGGTCATGCGCCCGGGTGAGCCGCCGACCATGGATTCCGCGGAAGCCATGTTCAACACGCTGTTCTTCGATGCCGAGCGCTACGACCTTTCGGCCGTTGGTCGCGTCAAGATGAACATGCGCCTCGACCTCGAAGTCGCTGACACCGTGCGCATCCTGCGCAAGGAAGACATCCTGGCTGTCGTCAAGATGCTCGTCGAGCTGCGCGACGGCAAGGGTGAGATCGACGACATCGACAACCTCGGCAACCGCCGTGTTCGTTCTGTCGGCGAACTCATGGAAAACCAGTACCGTCTCGGACTGCTGCGCATGGAGCGCGCGATCAAGGAACGTATGTCCTCGATCGAGATCGACACGGTCATGCCGCAGGATCTCATCAACGCGAAGCCGGCAGCTGCCGCCGTTCGCGAGTTCTTCGGCTCCTCGCAGCTGTCGCAGTTCATGGACCAGGTGAACCCGCTTTCGGAAATCACCCACAAGCGCCGTCTCTCGGCTCTTGGGCCGGGTGGTCTGACCCGCGAGCGTGCTGGCTTCGAAGTCCGCGACGTTCACCCGACCCACTACGGCCGCATTTGCCCGATCGAAACGCCGGAAGGCCCGAACATCGGTCTGATCAACTCGCTTGCAACCTTCGCCCGCGTCAACAAGTACGGCTTCATCGAGAGCCCGTACCGCAAGATCGTCGACGGCAAGGTGACGAACGACGTCGTCTATCTCTCGGCGATGGAAGAAGCAAAGTACCATGTGGCGCAGGCAAACTCGACGTTGAACGAAGACAACTCGTTCTCTGAAGAGTTCGTCGTTTGCCGTCACTCCGGCGAAGTTATGCTGGCGCCGCGCGACAACATCAACCTGATGGACGTTTCGCCGAAGCAGCTCGTTTCGGTCGCGGCCGCGCTCATCCCGTTCCTCGAGAACGACGACGCCAACCGCGCACTGATGGGCTCGAACATGCAGCGTCAGGCCGTGCCGCTGCTGCGCGCCGAAGCTCCCTTTGTCGGTACCGGCATGGAGCCGGTCGTTGCCCGCGACTCCGGCGCTGCGATTGCAGCCCGTCGTGGCGGTGTCGTCGACCAGGTTGATGCGACCCGTATCGTTATCCGCGCCACCGAAGACCTCGATCCGTCGAAGTCGGGCGTCGATATCTATCGTCTGCAGAAGTTCCAGCGTTCGAACCAGAACACCTGCGTCAACCAGCGCCCGCTGGTGACCGTCGGTGACATCCTGAACAAGGGCGACATCATCGCTGACGGTCCGTCGACCGACCTCGGTGACCTGGCTCTCGGCCGCAACGCGCTCGTCGCGTTCATGCCCTGGAACGGCTACAACTACGAAGACTCGATCCTGCTCTCCGAGCGGATCGTGCGCGACGACGTGTTCACCTCCATTCACATCGAAGAATTCGAAGTGATGGCGCGTGACACCAAGCTTGGTCCGGAAGAAATCACCCGCGACATTCCGAACGTTTCGGAAGAAGCGCTGCGCAACCTCGACGAAGCCGGTATCGTTTATATCGGTGCTGAGGTTCAGCCGGGTGACATCCTCGTCGGCAAGATCACGCCGAAGGGCGAAAGCCCGATGACACCGGAAGAAAAGCTTCTGCGCGCCATCTTCGGTGAAAAGGCCTCCGACGTTCGCGACACCTCGATGCGCATGCCTCCGGGCACCTTCGGTACTGTCGTCGAGGTTCGCGTCTTCAACCGCCACGGCGTTGAGAAGGACGAGCGCGCGATGGCAATCGAGCGCGAGGAAATCGAACGCCTCGCCAAGGACCGCGACGACGAGCAGGCGATCCTCGATCGTAACGTCTACGCACGTCTCGTCGACATGCTGCGTGGCCACACGGCCGTTGCCGGCCCGAAGGGCTTCAAGAAGGGCACCGAGCTTTCGAACCTCGTCGTCAGCGAATACCCCCGCTCGCAGTGGTGGATGTTCGCCGTCGAAGACGAAAAGGCTCAGGGCGAAATCGAAGCTCTGCGTGCCCAGTACGACGAATCCAAGTCGCGCCTCGAACAGCGCTTCATGGATAAGGTCGAGAAGGTCCAGCGCGGCGACGAAATGCCTCCGGGCGTTATGAAGATGGTCAAGGTCTTCGTCGCTGTTAAGCGCAAGATCCAGCCGGGCGACAAGATGGCCGGCCGTCACGGCAACAAGGGTGTCGTGTCGCGTATCGTGCCGATCGAAGACATGCCGTTCCTTGAAGACGGCACGCATGTCGACGTCGTTCTGAACCCGCTCGGCGTGCCTTCGCGCATGAACGTCGGCCAGATCCTCGAAACCCATCTTGGCTGGGCTTGCGCCGGCATGGGCAAGAAGATCGGTGCGATGCTCGATGCCTACAAGGCGGGTGCCGATATCCAGCCGCTGCGCGACACCATCGACAGCGTCATCGGGTCGGGCCCGAAGGGTGAGCCGATCAAGCAATACGACGATGAATCGATCGTACGGCTTGCCGAGCAGACCCGTCGCGGCGTGTCGATCGCAACGCCGGTCTTCGACGGTGCTGTCGAAGCCGACGTCAACGAAATGCTGGAGCAGGCAGGTCTGAAGGTGACCGGTCAGTCGACGCTTTATGATGGCCGTACTGGTGATCAGTTCGACCGTCAGGTAACCGTGGGCTACATCTACATGCTGAAGCTCAACCACCTCGTCGACGACAAGATCCACGCTCGTTCGATCGGTCCGTACTCGCTCGTCACCCAGCAGCCGCTGGGCGGTAAGGCGCAGTTCGGCGGTCAGCGCTTCGGGGAAATGGAAGTCTGGGCGCTGGAAGCGTACGGCGCAGCCTACACCCTGCAGGAAATGCTGACGGTCAAGTCGGACGACGTTGCGGGTCGTACCAAGGTCTACGAAGCGATCGTCCGTGGCGACGACACCTTCGAGGCGGGCATTCCGGAGAGCTTCAACGTTCTCGTCAAGGAAATGCGCTCGTTGGGCCTCTCGGTCGAACTCGAAAACTCGAAGGTCGACGAAGCTGGCGCGACGCAACTGCCGGACGCAGCCGAGTAA